Proteins encoded by one window of Synechococcus sp. WH 7805:
- the lysS gene encoding lysine--tRNA ligase has translation MSDLRETRLEKVSALRDQGREPYALTFDPTDRMARLQTDHADLPKGEEKDCAVAVAGRVMTRRVMGKLAFFTLADETGTIQLFLEKAALGEAFAQITSLVDAGDLIGVRGTLRRTDRGELSVKVAEWTMLTKSLQPLPDKWHGLADVEKRYRQRYLDLIVTPQSRETFRRRALTVSAIRRWLDEREFLEIETPVLQAEAGGADARPFITHHNTLDLPLYLRIATELHLKRLVVGGFERVYELGRIFRNEGMSTRHNPEFTSVEVYQAYTDYLGMIDLTESMIASICQQVCGSTRLAYQGTEIDLTPPWRRATMHELVEEATGLDFTTFSDREAAAEAMAAKGLPVPEKADSVGRLLNEAFEHAVEANLTQPTFVLDYPEEISPLARKHRSKPGLVERFELFIVGRETANAFSELIDPVDQRGRLEAQQARRAAGDEEAQGVDEDFLQALEVGMPPTGGLGIGIDRLVMLLTDSPSIRDVIAFPLLRPEG, from the coding sequence TGTCTGCCCTGCGCGACCAGGGCCGGGAGCCCTACGCCCTCACCTTTGACCCCACCGACCGGATGGCTCGGCTGCAGACCGATCATGCCGATTTGCCCAAGGGAGAGGAGAAGGATTGCGCTGTGGCTGTTGCCGGTCGGGTGATGACCCGGAGGGTGATGGGCAAGCTTGCTTTCTTCACCCTTGCCGACGAAACCGGCACGATCCAGCTGTTTCTGGAGAAGGCGGCGCTCGGTGAGGCCTTTGCTCAGATCACGTCTCTTGTCGACGCCGGCGATCTGATCGGCGTGCGTGGCACGTTGCGCCGCACCGACAGGGGGGAGTTGTCGGTGAAGGTGGCGGAGTGGACCATGCTCACCAAGTCCCTGCAGCCCCTGCCGGATAAGTGGCATGGTCTGGCGGACGTGGAGAAGCGTTACCGCCAGCGCTATCTGGATTTGATCGTCACGCCCCAGTCGCGTGAGACCTTCCGTCGCCGGGCGTTGACCGTGAGTGCGATCCGGCGCTGGCTCGACGAGCGCGAGTTCCTGGAGATTGAAACGCCCGTGTTGCAGGCGGAGGCGGGTGGAGCTGATGCGCGCCCGTTCATCACCCACCACAACACACTGGATCTGCCGCTTTACCTGCGCATCGCCACCGAGTTGCATCTGAAGCGCTTGGTGGTGGGCGGTTTTGAGCGGGTGTACGAGCTGGGTCGTATCTTCCGCAACGAGGGGATGAGCACCCGCCACAACCCTGAGTTCACCTCGGTGGAGGTGTATCAGGCTTATACCGATTACCTGGGAATGATCGACCTCACCGAGTCGATGATTGCGTCGATTTGCCAGCAGGTTTGTGGCAGCACGCGGCTCGCCTATCAAGGCACGGAGATCGATCTCACCCCGCCCTGGCGCCGGGCGACGATGCATGAGTTGGTGGAAGAGGCCACAGGCCTCGACTTCACGACCTTCTCCGATCGTGAGGCGGCGGCTGAGGCCATGGCGGCCAAGGGGCTTCCCGTTCCAGAGAAGGCCGATTCCGTAGGTCGTCTGCTCAATGAAGCGTTTGAGCATGCCGTGGAAGCCAACCTGACCCAGCCCACGTTCGTGCTCGATTATCCCGAGGAGATTTCACCTCTGGCCCGCAAACACCGCAGCAAGCCCGGCCTGGTGGAGCGTTTCGAGTTGTTCATTGTTGGACGGGAGACGGCCAATGCTTTCAGCGAGTTGATTGATCCGGTCGACCAGCGCGGGCGCCTGGAGGCTCAGCAGGCCCGCCGGGCGGCCGGCGATGAGGAAGCCCAGGGGGTGGATGAGGACTTTCTGCAGGCGCTGGAAGTGGGCATGCCTCCCACAGGAGGCCTTGGCATCGGCATCGATCGCCTGGTGATGCTTCTCACTGACAGTCCCTCCATCCGTGATGTGATCGCCTTCCC